One window of Pseudalkalibacillus berkeleyi genomic DNA carries:
- the pdaB gene encoding polysaccharide deacetylase family sporulation protein PdaB, protein MNFFWIINGKRMKQYLIILIASFFAALIAFVESKNLEVFKTKDGEPRAIYQGEEKGKKIALTFDVSWGEKRIHEILDLLERENINDTTFFISGEWAERHPDIVEKIVKNGHEIGSLGYRYKSYTELEDAQIRKDITRAQQVIEALTGKPTRLLRPPNGAFNKTVLEIAEKLNHTIVQWSIDPNDWKNPGADQITETVISEANGGDIVLLHASDSVKQTKDALKDILDQLRSDHYTFSTVGELIANTDTKRKEIK, encoded by the coding sequence ATGAACTTCTTTTGGATCATTAACGGAAAACGAATGAAGCAGTACCTAATCATCTTAATTGCTTCATTCTTTGCGGCACTAATAGCATTTGTAGAATCAAAGAACTTAGAAGTGTTCAAAACAAAGGATGGTGAGCCAAGAGCCATTTATCAAGGCGAAGAGAAAGGGAAAAAGATTGCGCTCACTTTCGATGTCAGCTGGGGGGAAAAACGTATACATGAAATTCTCGATTTATTAGAAAGAGAGAACATAAACGATACAACATTCTTCATTTCAGGTGAATGGGCAGAGCGTCATCCTGATATTGTAGAAAAAATTGTGAAAAACGGGCATGAAATTGGAAGCCTAGGATATCGATACAAAAGTTATACGGAGCTTGAAGATGCTCAAATTAGGAAGGATATCACGAGAGCACAACAAGTCATTGAGGCTTTGACAGGAAAACCCACTCGACTGTTACGTCCACCTAATGGGGCATTCAACAAAACCGTGTTAGAAATTGCGGAGAAATTAAATCATACGATCGTCCAATGGAGCATTGATCCGAATGATTGGAAAAACCCTGGTGCAGATCAAATCACCGAGACCGTCATTTCTGAAGCTAATGGCGGAGATATTGTACTCCTTCACGCTTCCGATTCAGTAAAACAAACGAAGGATGCATTAAAAGATATCCTTGATCAATTAAGAAGTGATCATTATACATTTTCGACTGTAGGAGAATTAATCGCCAACACGGATACGAAGAGAAAAGAAATCAAATAA
- a CDS encoding KinB-signaling pathway activation protein: MNIKKWIYLFFTTLIIGGASSVIVGMLLRWQDIESGASLFVMIAWLMGFGFIFSIISQMGYFAYLTIHRFGLGIFKSVQLWSWVQILVLAFVVFDLFYLRFVAFEELSMFNLLFVPFALLAFGAVVAYIKMKETNKGAFIPTLFFMVAVTTIEWIPVLKQGDSLWLWLSIVPLLACNAWQVLILHRLIHKKS, encoded by the coding sequence GTGAATATAAAGAAATGGATTTATTTATTTTTTACAACATTAATCATTGGAGGAGCTAGTTCCGTAATTGTAGGAATGCTTCTACGTTGGCAGGATATCGAGAGTGGGGCTAGTCTGTTCGTCATGATTGCTTGGCTTATGGGATTCGGATTCATTTTCAGTATCATTAGCCAAATGGGTTACTTTGCTTATTTAACGATTCATCGATTTGGTCTTGGGATATTCAAATCGGTTCAACTTTGGAGCTGGGTACAAATACTAGTGCTCGCGTTTGTCGTTTTTGACTTGTTCTATTTGCGTTTTGTCGCATTTGAAGAATTATCTATGTTTAATTTATTATTCGTTCCGTTTGCGCTACTTGCCTTTGGAGCGGTTGTCGCATATATCAAAATGAAAGAGACGAATAAAGGAGCATTCATACCAACCTTATTCTTCATGGTTGCAGTAACGACGATTGAATGGATACCAGTATTGAAGCAAGGAGATAGTTTATGGCTTTGGCTATCGATTGTTCCATTATTAGCATGTAACGCATGGCAAGTTCTCATCCTACACAGATTAATCCACAAAAAAAGTTGA
- the gerD gene encoding spore germination lipoprotein GerD, with translation MKNWMFVLVIAFGLIYMQGCTPAAAEEKGNYEETKKMLVDILKTDDGKKAIKEVLTDEKIKSELVMDQPFVKKTIEDILTSKKGQDFWKELMKDPKTAEALAKSMKKQNEELMKKMMDDPEYRKKMIELMKDPELEKEVMDLLTSQKYREQQKKVLMETFESPLMKAQIADMIKKTVQEEIKSGDSLKKDSKSQEDSGGGGQEEGQ, from the coding sequence ATGAAAAACTGGATGTTCGTCCTTGTGATTGCCTTCGGACTTATATATATGCAGGGTTGTACACCTGCTGCTGCTGAAGAAAAAGGCAATTATGAAGAAACGAAAAAAATGCTTGTCGATATTTTAAAGACGGATGATGGTAAGAAAGCCATTAAAGAAGTATTAACTGATGAAAAGATCAAGTCAGAACTCGTAATGGACCAACCATTCGTTAAGAAAACCATTGAAGATATATTAACCTCGAAAAAGGGACAAGATTTTTGGAAAGAGCTGATGAAAGACCCGAAAACAGCTGAAGCTCTAGCCAAAAGCATGAAAAAACAAAACGAAGAGTTAATGAAAAAGATGATGGACGATCCAGAATACCGTAAGAAAATGATTGAACTGATGAAAGACCCTGAGCTTGAGAAGGAAGTCATGGATCTGCTAACATCTCAAAAATACAGAGAACAACAGAAGAAAGTCCTGATGGAAACGTTCGAAAGTCCATTAATGAAAGCTCAAATCGCCGATATGATTAAGAAAACCGTACAAGAAGAAATCAAAAGTGGTGACTCCTTGAAGAAAGATTCAAAATCACAAGAAGATTCCGGCGGTGGCGGTCAAGAAGAAGGACAATAA